GGATCTTACCACAGGGCAAATCCCCCCACAACTCCGGCCTTGGATCTCACGCTTTTTCGGGGGTTTTTGAGGAAAGGAACCCGCTCCCGGCGGGCGCGGGTTCCCTGGAGCGGGCGCGGACCGGCGGCCGGCTAGGGAATCATCATCCCCTTGAGGGTCGCGAGACGGGCCGCGTAGGCCGCGTCATCGATGGCCAACAGGCCCTCGACGTTGAAGCCTTCGGGGCAGAAGCTGGCCGTGACGGTGCCGTCGAGCATGGCCTGGCGGAAGACCGCGTCGTCGCTGTCCCGGGTCGCGCCGGCCTCGGCGACGCTGCCCATGAAACCGCCGGCGAAGCAGTCGCCGGCCCCGGTGGGATCGACCACGTCGTCGAGGATGATGGCCGGCACGGCCAGCACGCCGCCCGGACCGAAGTAGAGCGCGCCGTGCTCGCCCTTCTTGATGATGACGCGGCCCGGCCCCATCTCCGCGATGGCCGCCGCGGCGTGCGCGAGGCTGCGCCGGCCCGTGAGCTGGCGGGCCTCGCCGTCGTTGACCAGCAGCACGTCGACCCGCGCGATGATCGCCTTCAGGTCGTCCAGCGCCACGTCGATCCACAGGTTCATGGTGTCCAGGGCCACCAGCCGCGGCCCGCTCATGGCGTCCAGCACGTGGCTCTGCAGGGCCGGGTGGATGTTGGCCAGGAAGAGGTACTCCGAGTCGCGCCAGGCGGCGGGGATCTCGGGCTGGAAGTCGGCGAAGACGCCCAGTTCGGTGGCCAGGGTGTCGCGCTCGATCATGTCGGCATGGTAGCGGCCGGACCAGTGGAAGCTCTTGCCCGCCGTGCGCACGATGCCCGAGACGTCGGCGCCGCGGGAGGCCAGCAGATCGAGGTCCTGCTGGCGGAAGTCCTCGCCCACCACGCCCACGCAGCGCACGTCGCCGCGGCCGAGGGTGGCGATGGAGAAGAAGCTGGCGCTGCCGCCGAGCTGGCGTTCGCGCTTCTCGCGCGGCGTTTCGACGGTGTCGTAGGCGACGGATCCGACCACGAGAATCGACATCGTTAGTCCCTCTTTTCCATCTTCTCGGGCGCCTCGACGCCCAGCATGTCCAGCACGGTGCGGATCACGTGGCGGGTGGCCACGCTGAGCTGCAGCTGTGCCGTGCGGCGGGCGTCGTCGTTCTCGAGGATGCCCTTGCACTGGTTGTAGAACTGGTTGTAGAGGCTGGCGACCTCGTCGACGTAGCCCGTCAGGCGGTGCGGCTCGCGCGCCTGGGCCGCCGAGACGATGACCTGGGGCAGCCGGATGAGCTCGCGCACGAGATTCCACTCGGCCTCGTCCTCGAGCCCGGCCATGCCGGCGGCGGTGGGATCGCCGACCTTCACCCCGGCCTCGGCGGCCTTGGCCAGCAGCGAGCAGATCCGGGCGTGGGCGTACTTGACCTTCATGACCGGGTTGGCGTCGGACTGCTCCTTGGCCAGGTCGAGGTCGAAATCCAGGTGGCTGTTCGGCTTCCGCGTCAGGAAGATGTACTTGGCCACGTCGGCGCCGACCTCGTCGATGAGCGCGTCCATGGTCACGAACTGGCCCTTGCGCTTGGACATCTGGATGTTGCGGCCGCTCTCCAGGAAGGTCACGTGCTGCAGGATCTGCACCTCGAGCCAGTCGCGCCCGCAGCCCAGGGCCTCCATGGCGCCGGTCATGCGCGGGATGTAGCCGTGGTGGTCCGGGCCCCAGAAGTCGATGGCGTGCTCGAAGCCGCGCTGGAACTTGTGGTAGTGGTAGGCGATGTCGGCCAGGAAGTAGGTCGGCAGGCCGTCCGAGCGCACCAGCACGCGGTCCTTCTCGTCGCCGTAGTCGGTCGAGCGGAACCAGGTGGCGTCCTCCTCGGTGAAGGTCACCTCCATCTTCTTCAGCTTCTCCAGCGCCCGCTCGACCCGCTTGGTCTCGTGCAGTTCGGACTCGAAGTACCATGTCTCGAAGCGCAGCCCGAAGCGCCGGCAGGTCTCGCGCTGCCAGCTGAGGATCTTCATGAGGGCGTACTTGGCGAAGCTGCGCACCGAGTCGTCCTCGGGCAGCTTGCGCCAGTCCTCGGCGTTGCCTTCGGGCGGCGTGATCCGCTGGAAGCTCTCATTGTCGAAGGCCTTGGCCGCCGCCTGGACCGCCCCCGTGTCCTGCTCGAGCAGCTCACCGGCCATGATCTCCAGGTAGCGGCCCTTGTAGCCGTTCTCCGGGAACTCGATGTCCTCGCCCACGAGCTGCAGGTAGTGCGCCCGCAGCGACTGGCCCAGCAGCGTCACCTGGCGGCCGGCGTCGTTCACGTAGTACTCGGCGTGGGCGTCGTAGCCGATGGCGTCGAGCAGCTTGACCAGGGTCATGCCGAAGGCGCCGGCGCGGGCCGAAACCACGTTCAGGGGTCCGGTCGGATTGGCGCTGATGAACTCCACGTTGATCCGCTTGCCGCCGCCGATGCGGATGTCCTCGAAGGCGTCGCCCGCGTGGACGTCGGCCAGCAGCTCGAGCTGGTGCTCGCGCGCGATGCGGAAGTTGATGAAGCCGGGACCGGCGATCTCCACCGACTCGACCACGTCGCGCGGGAAGCTCACGTTGGCCGCGATCTCGCCGGCCAGCTCGCGGGGCTTGCGCTTGAGGCGTCCGCCGAGCATGAGCGCGACGTTCGTGCTGAGGTCGCCGTGGCTGCGGTCGCGCGGCTTCTCCAGCTCGATGGCGACGTCCTCCTCGAAGACGCCGTATTTCTCCAGGGCGGCGAAGAGCCC
This DNA window, taken from bacterium, encodes the following:
- a CDS encoding sugar kinase codes for the protein MSILVVGSVAYDTVETPREKRERQLGGSASFFSIATLGRGDVRCVGVVGEDFRQQDLDLLASRGADVSGIVRTAGKSFHWSGRYHADMIERDTLATELGVFADFQPEIPAAWRDSEYLFLANIHPALQSHVLDAMSGPRLVALDTMNLWIDVALDDLKAIIARVDVLLVNDGEARQLTGRRSLAHAAAAIAEMGPGRVIIKKGEHGALYFGPGGVLAVPAIILDDVVDPTGAGDCFAGGFMGSVAEAGATRDSDDAVFRQAMLDGTVTASFCPEGFNVEGLLAIDDAAYAARLATLKGMMIP
- a CDS encoding arginine--tRNA ligase, encoding MIEDILRKGLFAALEKYGVFEEDVAIELEKPRDRSHGDLSTNVALMLGGRLKRKPRELAGEIAANVSFPRDVVESVEIAGPGFINFRIAREHQLELLADVHAGDAFEDIRIGGGKRINVEFISANPTGPLNVVSARAGAFGMTLVKLLDAIGYDAHAEYYVNDAGRQVTLLGQSLRAHYLQLVGEDIEFPENGYKGRYLEIMAGELLEQDTGAVQAAAKAFDNESFQRITPPEGNAEDWRKLPEDDSVRSFAKYALMKILSWQRETCRRFGLRFETWYFESELHETKRVERALEKLKKMEVTFTEEDATWFRSTDYGDEKDRVLVRSDGLPTYFLADIAYHYHKFQRGFEHAIDFWGPDHHGYIPRMTGAMEALGCGRDWLEVQILQHVTFLESGRNIQMSKRKGQFVTMDALIDEVGADVAKYIFLTRKPNSHLDFDLDLAKEQSDANPVMKVKYAHARICSLLAKAAEAGVKVGDPTAAGMAGLEDEAEWNLVRELIRLPQVIVSAAQAREPHRLTGYVDEVASLYNQFYNQCKGILENDDARRTAQLQLSVATRHVIRTVLDMLGVEAPEKMEKRD